The following proteins are co-located in the Pseudoalteromonas sp. N1230-9 genome:
- a CDS encoding phosphoribosyltransferase, protein MSDKCYITAQQLLEDSFRVAAKVYEDGFRPDFIIGIWRGGAPIGIAVQEYYDYKGIETDHIAVRTSSYYGINQQSKEIKVHGLHYIIENANADDSLLIVDDVFDSGRSIFALKEKLSELMRLNLPRDIRVACPYYKPKNSKVDMVPEYYIHESDEWLVFPHELSGLTPDEIIEGKSDLANIQDLLLNK, encoded by the coding sequence ATGTCAGATAAGTGCTATATCACTGCGCAGCAGTTACTTGAAGATTCGTTTCGCGTTGCTGCAAAAGTTTATGAAGATGGTTTTCGTCCTGATTTCATCATTGGTATTTGGCGTGGTGGTGCTCCTATCGGTATCGCAGTACAAGAGTACTATGATTACAAAGGCATAGAGACAGATCATATTGCTGTGCGTACATCGTCTTATTACGGTATTAATCAGCAGTCAAAAGAAATTAAAGTACATGGTTTGCATTACATCATCGAAAATGCCAACGCAGATGATTCGTTGTTGATTGTTGATGATGTATTTGACTCTGGACGTAGTATTTTCGCTTTAAAAGAAAAACTTTCTGAATTAATGCGCTTGAATCTGCCACGCGATATTCGTGTTGCTTGCCCATATTACAAGCCTAAAAACTCAAAAGTAGATATGGTGCCTGAGTATTATATTCATGAGTCTGATGAGTGGTTAGTTTTCCCTCATGAGCTATCAGGTTTAACGCCAGATGAAATTATTGAAGGCAAGTCAGACTTAGCAAATATCCAAGACTTATTATTAAATAAGTAA
- a CDS encoding Crp/Fnr family transcriptional regulator, translating into MFQYHFSSYLVEQLLTFAGSRYQQAKKEVLIHQDQPLSKLVLVRSGTVSLSYDVGNGRRLLLGQLDCNNTLIGEIEALNNLPCIYTVTCFSDVSYNLIELKHWRSLLLEKPELSLYTAQTIAAKFQENQKINLDKLLLPLSYNIAKDCLLRAENNNPTLLRAYPTVNAEAERFATTERAYRRVVTELVEKGLIVRSNQGLKVVDIEKLSNYVDSFSQL; encoded by the coding sequence ATGTTTCAATATCATTTTTCAAGTTATCTAGTTGAGCAATTACTTACTTTTGCAGGAAGTCGATACCAACAAGCAAAAAAAGAAGTGCTGATCCATCAAGATCAACCACTGTCTAAACTCGTGTTAGTCAGAAGTGGAACGGTGTCGCTCAGTTATGACGTGGGTAATGGGCGTAGACTATTACTCGGCCAGCTTGATTGTAATAACACCTTAATTGGCGAGATCGAGGCACTAAATAACTTACCTTGTATTTACACCGTGACCTGCTTTAGCGATGTAAGTTATAACTTAATCGAGCTAAAACATTGGCGCTCACTGTTACTAGAAAAGCCAGAACTCAGCTTGTACACAGCACAAACTATCGCCGCTAAGTTTCAAGAGAATCAGAAAATTAATCTCGATAAACTCCTATTGCCACTGAGCTACAACATAGCAAAAGACTGTTTATTAAGGGCTGAGAATAATAATCCAACACTGCTACGTGCCTACCCAACGGTTAATGCAGAGGCTGAACGTTTCGCAACCACTGAACGCGCTTATCGCCGCGTAGTGACAGAGCTGGTAGAAAAAGGATTGATAGTAAGAAGCAACCAAGGACTTAAGGTTGTTGATATAGAAAAGCTAAGCAACTATGTTGATAGCTTTTCACAATTGTGA
- a CDS encoding YgjV family protein, with product MSWEYLGYLASALLVASLTMSDVVKLRWFNLAGCIAFTCYGIAIDAIPVAFTNGLLTFVNIYHIIKLKRQSSTDAK from the coding sequence TTGAGTTGGGAATATTTAGGCTATTTAGCGTCTGCCTTGTTGGTCGCTTCTTTAACAATGAGTGATGTGGTTAAGCTGCGTTGGTTTAATTTGGCTGGATGTATTGCATTTACTTGTTACGGTATAGCGATTGATGCCATTCCTGTTGCATTCACAAATGGACTTCTGACGTTTGTAAATATCTACCATATTATTAAATTAAAGCGTCAGTCATCGACTGACGCTAAATAG
- a CDS encoding amidohydrolase, with translation MKFIIGLLASASLSCFANTTVIYNVNGYTPTYKGDTKQFSTLVIKDGKVVKTGNDSLKASYPDATAFDGEQATLLPGLIDAHGHVIGLGNNLSQLDVRNTRSVDEVGKKLAEFAKDKQGWIIGRGWNQEQWPGAQFPTAADLDRYVKDKPVVLSRVDGHAVWVNSKAMALAGIEKDTRSPAGGEILKLDSGLASGVFIDKAETLITQHVPKASHASINTALDNAGKHLLSLGITSTHDAGIDYDTWQVYKERAEQGTLPLRIVAMLSASDPKLDTMLKAGRYKDMHDYMSIRSVKVYADGALGSRGAALIDEYADRKNYHGLMLETQQKLEQLFTLSFESGFSANTHAIGDKANHIVLDAYEKVFKKSGGILLRNRIEHAQIVTPDDIVRFKSLKIIPSMQPVHATSDMHMAEQRLTDKQLAGAYAWKTFLDQGSIVAAGSDFPVELADPFDGLYSAITRMDHNQLPKGGWRPKELLSRDEALRAFTLGGAYAAHQEFKLGSLEQGKWADFILINKDYFTVPVSQIHDIKVKQTWIGGELKYQQEN, from the coding sequence ATGAAATTCATCATCGGCTTACTCGCATCAGCATCACTATCCTGTTTTGCAAACACAACGGTTATCTATAACGTCAATGGCTACACACCGACCTATAAAGGGGATACCAAACAGTTTTCAACATTGGTCATCAAAGATGGCAAGGTGGTCAAAACAGGTAATGACTCCTTAAAAGCCAGTTATCCTGATGCAACAGCCTTTGATGGTGAGCAGGCGACTTTGCTACCCGGCCTTATTGATGCCCATGGCCATGTTATTGGCCTTGGTAACAACCTATCGCAACTGGATGTTAGAAATACCCGATCAGTTGATGAGGTCGGAAAGAAGCTCGCAGAATTTGCGAAAGATAAACAAGGCTGGATCATTGGTCGTGGCTGGAACCAAGAGCAATGGCCAGGCGCACAATTTCCTACGGCAGCAGACTTAGACCGCTATGTAAAAGATAAGCCTGTGGTACTGTCTCGAGTTGATGGCCATGCAGTGTGGGTTAATTCGAAAGCCATGGCACTTGCTGGTATCGAAAAAGACACTCGCTCTCCTGCCGGTGGTGAAATATTAAAACTGGATTCAGGACTAGCTTCAGGTGTCTTCATTGATAAAGCCGAAACACTAATAACTCAGCATGTACCAAAAGCAAGCCACGCTAGCATTAATACTGCTTTAGATAATGCAGGTAAACATTTGCTTAGCTTAGGCATTACATCAACCCACGATGCGGGTATTGATTATGATACGTGGCAAGTTTACAAAGAACGTGCAGAGCAAGGCACTCTACCGCTGAGAATTGTTGCTATGTTAAGCGCAAGCGACCCGAAACTAGACACCATGTTAAAAGCGGGTCGCTATAAAGATATGCATGACTACATGTCAATTAGAAGCGTAAAAGTATACGCCGATGGTGCGCTAGGGAGCCGTGGTGCTGCATTAATTGATGAATATGCTGATCGTAAAAATTATCATGGCTTAATGCTTGAAACACAACAAAAACTCGAACAGCTTTTCACCTTAAGTTTTGAAAGTGGTTTTAGTGCGAACACCCATGCTATTGGTGATAAAGCGAACCATATCGTATTAGATGCCTACGAAAAAGTGTTTAAAAAATCTGGTGGAATTTTATTACGTAACCGTATTGAGCATGCGCAGATTGTTACGCCCGACGATATTGTTCGCTTCAAATCACTAAAAATCATTCCCTCAATGCAACCTGTGCATGCCACGTCTGATATGCATATGGCTGAACAACGCTTGACCGATAAACAGCTTGCCGGTGCGTATGCTTGGAAAACATTTTTAGATCAAGGCTCAATTGTGGCTGCGGGCTCTGACTTTCCTGTAGAACTAGCTGACCCATTCGATGGTTTATATTCAGCCATTACTCGCATGGATCACAACCAGTTACCAAAAGGTGGTTGGCGACCAAAAGAACTATTATCGAGAGATGAAGCTTTACGAGCGTTCACTTTAGGCGGCGCTTATGCTGCTCATCAAGAGTTTAAATTAGGCAGTTTAGAACAAGGTAAATGGGCTGACTTTATTTTAATAAACAAAGACTACTTTACTGTTCCGGTATCACAGATTCATGACATCAAGGTTAAGCAAACATGGATTGGTGGCGAACTAAAATATCAACAAGAAAACTAA